The genomic DNA tccaaatttgtttaaaaaagattttagcttttcttctcctttttttttttaaaagatgttcTCATCCGAATTTGATAGGTCAAAATCATTCAAATTCTGGGaaattaatgacaaaaaaatatactcatTTTGAgaaagttataaactttataaggTCTTAGAtctgaatttatatatttttccattgtGTGTTCTTTTTCTGGTTTTGCAGAATCAAGAGATTTGGGGGAGGTGaaggattgagagagagagacatggaTGAAACAATGGCAGCTAGGTATTGGTGTCACATGTGTTCACAAATGGTGAATCCAATAATGGAATCTGAAATCAAATGTCCCTTTTGTCAAAGCGGGTTCATTGAAGAAATGAGCAGTAATGACAAtggagatggaggaggaggtggaagcAGAGGCATCATAACAAGAGATGTTCAAGATTCAGAAACAGATTTTGGAACAGACCGTGCGTTGTCTCTATGGGCACCAATCTTGCTTGGGATGATGAGTAGTCCTAGGAGACGAAGAAGGTTTAGGAGATCAGAGTTTGGTGaagacaatgatgatgatgatgagttgaACAATGTTGATGGGAATGATAACAGTAATGNAAGATTTTagcttttcttctcctttttttttttaaaagatgttcTCATCCGAATTTGATAGGTCAAAATCATTCAAATTCTGGGaaattaatgacaaaaaaatatactcatTTTGAgaaagttataaactttataaggTCTTA from Camelina sativa cultivar DH55 chromosome 2, Cs, whole genome shotgun sequence includes the following:
- the LOC109125219 gene encoding uncharacterized protein LOC109125219, whose product is MDETMAARYWCHMCSQMVNPIMESEIKCPFCQSGFIEEMSSNDNGDGGGGGSRGIITRDVQDSETDFGTDRALSLWAPILLGMMSSPRRRRRFRRSEFGEDNDDDDELNNVDGNDNKSRDLGEVKD